One window from the genome of Desulforamulus ruminis DSM 2154 encodes:
- a CDS encoding long-chain-fatty-acid--CoA ligase: protein MEESRFWHKNYPEGMPTQVHIPNQSLYHFLDQATQKYPDHQAVIFMNQQLTYCELKERVDRFATALHVLGVKKGDRVAIMLPNCPQTVIAYYAVIRLGAIVVMNNPLYVERELLYQLNNSGAETIIFLDQFQPKISNIKSQTSLKVFISTGISDYLAMPAMLPAPETQPVLNPPPGTDILCFEDLLQKNSPKPPEVELDFEKELAVLQYTGGTTGVSKGAMLTHKNLVANVLQTGAWLTICKEARERFFCVLPFYHVFAMTTCMNLSIYLSSAMILIPRLELNNLLKLINDYRPTIFQAVPSLYVAIISHPEVQQYDLSSISCCLSGGAPLPIEVQEKFEAITGGKLVEGYGLTEAAPVTHCNPIEGKKVNGSIGLAFPNTDVKIVEVEKGLEEVPLGETGELCIKGPQVMKGYWHMPEETAAALRDGWLYTGDIARMDEQGFTYIVDRKKDMVITWGYNVYPREVEEVLYQHPKVKEAAVIGIPDATRGEVIKAFIVLKEGQQATKEEIAGFCRKNLANYKVPRKIEFRSELPKSPVGKILRRMLSEETKQP from the coding sequence ATGGAGGAAAGCCGCTTTTGGCATAAAAATTACCCTGAGGGGATGCCCACTCAGGTGCATATACCGAATCAATCTTTATATCATTTCCTTGATCAAGCCACCCAAAAATACCCGGACCATCAGGCCGTTATTTTTATGAACCAGCAGCTAACTTATTGCGAATTAAAAGAAAGGGTTGATCGATTTGCCACAGCCCTGCACGTACTGGGAGTAAAAAAAGGGGATCGGGTGGCAATCATGCTGCCTAATTGCCCACAAACAGTGATTGCCTATTATGCAGTGATTCGATTAGGCGCCATTGTAGTCATGAATAACCCTCTTTATGTGGAACGGGAGTTGCTTTACCAGTTAAATAATTCAGGGGCAGAGACCATTATTTTTTTGGACCAGTTTCAGCCCAAAATATCGAATATAAAATCACAGACCTCTCTTAAAGTGTTCATTTCCACCGGCATATCCGATTATCTGGCCATGCCGGCAATGCTTCCCGCCCCGGAAACACAACCGGTTCTAAATCCCCCTCCGGGAACGGACATTCTCTGTTTTGAGGACTTGCTGCAGAAGAATTCTCCTAAGCCGCCGGAGGTTGAGTTGGATTTTGAGAAGGAGTTGGCCGTGCTGCAATATACCGGAGGAACCACCGGTGTATCCAAAGGGGCCATGCTGACCCATAAAAATTTGGTGGCCAACGTACTGCAGACCGGTGCCTGGCTGACCATTTGCAAAGAAGCCCGGGAAAGATTTTTTTGTGTATTGCCTTTTTATCATGTCTTTGCCATGACCACGTGCATGAACTTATCCATTTATCTGAGCTCCGCCATGATACTCATTCCCCGTTTGGAATTGAATAATTTATTAAAACTAATTAACGATTACCGCCCCACTATTTTTCAGGCGGTTCCGTCCCTTTATGTGGCCATCATTTCACATCCGGAAGTTCAACAATATGATCTTTCATCCATTAGTTGCTGTCTGAGCGGCGGGGCTCCCCTGCCCATCGAGGTGCAAGAAAAATTTGAAGCCATAACCGGGGGGAAATTGGTGGAGGGCTACGGTTTGACGGAAGCTGCGCCGGTGACCCACTGTAATCCCATTGAAGGAAAGAAGGTCAATGGGTCCATTGGGCTGGCTTTCCCCAATACCGATGTGAAGATTGTAGAAGTGGAAAAGGGTCTGGAGGAAGTACCGCTGGGAGAGACCGGTGAATTATGTATTAAGGGACCTCAGGTGATGAAGGGTTATTGGCATATGCCCGAAGAGACGGCGGCGGCCTTGCGGGACGGCTGGCTTTATACCGGGGATATTGCCCGTATGGATGAGCAGGGTTTTACTTATATTGTAGACCGTAAAAAGGACATGGTCATTACCTGGGGTTATAATGTATATCCCCGAGAGGTGGAAGAGGTTTTATATCAGCACCCCAAGGTTAAAGAAGCGGCGGTCATTGGTATTCCGGACGCCACCCGGGGTGAAGTGATTAAGGCTTTTATCGTTTTAAAAGAGGGGCAGCAGGCCACCAAAGAGGAAATTGCCGGCTTTTGCCGAAAAAATCTGGCCAATTACAAGGTGCCCAGAAAGATTGAATTTCGCAGTGAACTGCCCAAATCTCCTGTGGGTAAAATATTGCGCCGCATGCTGTCGGAAGAGACAAAGCAACCATAA
- a CDS encoding beta-propeller domain-containing protein: MTKKFWLSSLMAVFLLPLLWVAFSVYPRDSSAEEPATFSSSQELSEYLELSRRLAGYFNGWTGNDRAMNPSGGRIEIDYFKAESSPLEPQKEVADYSETNTQVQGVDEGDMVKTDGNYLYVLGSNKLSILKGYPVEEAGKISEILLDGRPLEIFLNGDKLVVFGQTKQYREAFIHRYNIADRQNPVLEQNISCPGYYITSRRIGQDVYAVVQAPVRQYDYESKDSINFPEIRVNNQTQVVPPGEIHHFNHWDHSYRYTFLLSLNLQDPSGKVARKVFLTGTSQNIYASPENLYLTGPKTPDYTQRIHQFLQEITSLLPVELAQKVNELRNSNLSEVEKYEQVMNALEDYFNTHPNNQKIEEQLAQYMDKWQRQVSQDRDGTVIYKLALGQGQVVFKTKGEVKGQPLNQFSMDEYNGYFRIATTSQDLRFSGQRETRNNLYVLNADLQLTGKITGLAPTEKIYSARFMGSKAYLVTFRQIDPLFVIDLKDPQHPQVMGELKIPGYSDYLHPYDENHLIGIGREAFAGTEPLPPQERIVLPQVGGVKVALFDVTTPSAPKEISKYVVSRGDADSPALRDHRAVLFSKEKNLLAIPIHYRPLRIINPLEKKAVNRDWQGVFVFNLTPQKGIQLKGTVEHSSPGQLYSPVQRSLYIGEYLYTLSEQRVKINRLDNLQEIKDIPL, from the coding sequence TTGACCAAAAAATTCTGGTTAAGCAGCCTCATGGCCGTCTTTTTATTACCCCTCCTCTGGGTGGCCTTCTCTGTTTATCCCAGGGATTCCTCGGCCGAGGAACCGGCCACCTTCTCCTCCTCCCAGGAACTGTCAGAATATCTTGAACTGAGCCGCCGGCTGGCCGGCTATTTTAACGGGTGGACCGGCAATGATCGGGCGATGAATCCATCGGGAGGCCGGATAGAGATTGATTATTTCAAGGCTGAGTCCAGCCCATTGGAACCGCAAAAGGAAGTAGCGGACTACTCGGAAACCAACACCCAGGTTCAGGGTGTGGATGAAGGGGATATGGTAAAAACAGACGGAAACTACCTGTATGTTTTAGGTTCCAACAAACTTTCCATTCTCAAAGGTTATCCGGTGGAAGAGGCTGGAAAAATTTCTGAGATTTTATTGGACGGGAGACCCCTGGAAATTTTTTTAAACGGGGATAAGCTGGTTGTATTTGGACAAACCAAACAATATCGGGAGGCATTTATCCATCGCTACAATATCGCCGACCGTCAGAATCCCGTCTTGGAGCAAAATATCTCCTGCCCCGGTTATTATATAACCTCGAGAAGGATCGGACAGGATGTTTACGCCGTGGTCCAGGCACCGGTTCGGCAATATGACTACGAAAGCAAGGATTCTATCAACTTTCCGGAAATTCGTGTGAACAACCAGACTCAGGTTGTGCCCCCGGGTGAGATTCATCACTTCAACCACTGGGACCATTCCTACCGCTACACCTTTCTGCTCTCCCTGAATCTTCAGGACCCTTCCGGAAAAGTTGCCAGAAAAGTGTTTCTCACCGGAACATCTCAAAACATTTATGCTTCCCCGGAGAACCTTTACTTAACGGGGCCCAAAACGCCTGATTACACCCAACGCATTCACCAATTTCTGCAGGAAATTACCTCCCTTCTGCCTGTAGAACTGGCACAAAAAGTCAATGAGCTGCGAAATTCTAACTTAAGCGAAGTTGAAAAATATGAACAAGTGATGAATGCTTTAGAGGATTATTTCAATACCCATCCAAACAACCAAAAGATAGAGGAACAACTGGCTCAATACATGGATAAATGGCAGAGGCAAGTCTCCCAGGACCGTGACGGAACAGTGATCTATAAACTGGCTCTGGGTCAGGGACAGGTGGTCTTTAAAACCAAAGGGGAAGTGAAGGGGCAGCCCCTAAACCAATTTTCCATGGATGAGTACAACGGTTATTTTCGCATCGCCACCACTTCTCAGGATCTTCGTTTTTCCGGCCAGCGGGAAACGCGGAATAACCTTTATGTTTTAAACGCTGATCTTCAATTAACAGGAAAAATTACCGGTCTGGCACCCACGGAAAAAATTTATTCCGCCAGATTTATGGGCTCCAAGGCCTATTTGGTCACCTTTAGACAAATTGACCCGCTGTTTGTGATCGACTTGAAAGACCCGCAGCATCCTCAGGTTATGGGAGAATTAAAAATACCCGGCTATTCCGATTATCTTCATCCCTATGACGAGAATCACTTAATTGGCATCGGACGGGAAGCCTTTGCGGGAACAGAACCGCTTCCTCCTCAGGAAAGAATTGTACTTCCTCAGGTCGGTGGCGTGAAAGTTGCTCTTTTTGATGTTACCACCCCCTCGGCACCCAAGGAAATCTCTAAATATGTGGTCAGCCGGGGGGATGCGGATTCACCCGCCCTCCGGGACCATCGGGCGGTATTGTTCAGTAAAGAAAAGAACCTGTTGGCCATACCCATTCATTATCGGCCCTTGCGGATCATAAACCCTTTAGAAAAAAAGGCGGTCAACCGGGATTGGCAGGGAGTTTTTGTATTCAACCTGACACCACAAAAAGGCATCCAGTTGAAGGGCACAGTGGAACATTCGTCCCCCGGGCAATTGTATAGCCCGGTCCAACGTTCCCTGTACATTGGGGAGTACCTTTATACCCTTTCGGAACAACGGGTTAAAATAAACCGCTTGGATAACCTGCAGGAAATTAAGGATATTCCATTATAA
- a CDS encoding ATP-binding protein yields the protein MSKMVPKGRITYFAPAERIPRERVMEQSRFLKKLRDLQQIFDTLSHITLVLNKQRQVVFANQAFLDLLGLEGFDSVLGARLGEILHCIHADETAGGCGTAETCGTCGAVKAIIESLKGRKFSEECRIAIKQGNNIECLDFKVSGTPLRMEGDDFTIISLADISHEKRRRALERIFFHDIINTADSLCSIVELMGYMEEPEKIKELVRDMGRVTRILMEQILEQRDLASAENNELAVKKMPVQSGEVLKELVAQFNNHQLSWGRRQRIHEDSENIVFVTDSLLLKRVLGNMIKNALEATQPGDTVTLGVNKKEDQVHFWVHNPTVISREIQLQIFKRSFSTKGQGRGLGTYSMKLLTERYLKGTVSFTVTKEQGTTFYASYPLYLMD from the coding sequence ATGAGCAAAATGGTACCAAAGGGTCGTATAACATACTTTGCACCTGCGGAACGGATACCCCGGGAAAGAGTTATGGAGCAATCCCGATTTTTAAAAAAGCTTCGGGATCTGCAGCAAATTTTTGATACTTTATCTCATATTACGCTTGTTTTAAACAAACAACGCCAAGTTGTTTTTGCCAACCAGGCTTTTCTTGATTTGCTAGGGCTGGAAGGTTTTGATTCTGTTTTAGGGGCCCGGCTGGGGGAAATTTTACATTGTATCCATGCCGATGAAACGGCTGGGGGCTGCGGAACGGCGGAAACCTGCGGAACCTGCGGTGCGGTTAAGGCTATTATTGAGAGTCTCAAAGGCCGCAAATTTTCTGAGGAGTGCCGTATCGCCATAAAACAGGGTAACAACATTGAATGCCTGGACTTTAAAGTATCAGGGACTCCTCTCAGAATGGAAGGGGATGACTTTACCATCATTTCCTTGGCCGATATCAGTCACGAAAAAAGAAGAAGGGCTTTGGAAAGAATTTTTTTTCATGACATTATCAATACGGCCGACAGCCTCTGTTCCATTGTTGAATTAATGGGTTATATGGAAGAACCGGAAAAAATAAAAGAGCTGGTGCGGGACATGGGAAGGGTCACCCGCATATTAATGGAACAGATATTAGAACAACGGGATTTGGCCAGTGCGGAAAATAATGAACTGGCTGTTAAAAAGATGCCCGTACAGTCAGGAGAGGTGCTAAAAGAACTGGTTGCTCAATTTAACAACCATCAGCTTTCTTGGGGAAGGAGACAAAGAATCCATGAAGACTCTGAAAACATTGTGTTTGTCACGGATTCTTTACTGCTCAAAAGAGTTTTGGGAAACATGATCAAAAATGCTTTGGAAGCCACCCAACCCGGGGATACGGTGACCCTGGGAGTCAATAAAAAAGAAGATCAAGTTCATTTTTGGGTTCACAACCCAACGGTAATATCCCGGGAAATTCAACTGCAAATTTTTAAGCGATCCTTTTCCACCAAAGGCCAGGGGCGGGGGCTAGGGACCTATAGCATGAAGCTGCTTACGGAACGTTACTTGAAAGGAACGGTTTCCTTTACGGTAACGAAAGAGCAGGGCACAACATTTTATGCCAGTTATCCACTATATCTCATGGATTGA
- a CDS encoding IS3 family transposase, protein MAQISRSGYYKWLKRKVSPREQENQQLMQAMLLLYEKVEGIYGYRQLTINLRRETHQSINPKRVYRLMKLAGIQSVIRRKKKKYIRSTPGQIAENLLNRQFTAEESNEKWLTDVTEFKYGKGQKAYLSAILDYMINPSYPMF, encoded by the coding sequence ATGGCGCAGATTTCACGTTCAGGCTATTACAAATGGTTAAAGCGAAAAGTAAGTCCTCGCGAACAAGAAAATCAGCAACTCATGCAAGCGATGCTCCTGCTCTACGAGAAGGTTGAAGGCATTTATGGGTACCGTCAATTAACCATCAATTTAAGACGGGAAACCCATCAGTCGATTAACCCGAAGAGGGTCTATCGCCTCATGAAGCTTGCTGGAATTCAATCCGTCATCCGTAGAAAGAAAAAGAAATACATTCGATCAACTCCTGGGCAGATCGCAGAAAATCTTTTAAACCGCCAGTTCACAGCAGAGGAATCGAATGAAAAGTGGTTGACGGATGTAACTGAATTCAAATACGGAAAGGGTCAAAAAGCATATCTCAGTGCGATTCTCGATTACATGATAAATCCATCGTATCCTATGTTTTAG
- a CDS encoding APC family permease: protein MFRYSRNFQFGGQVNLFQMLKRFIIGKPLHNQDIVREKLPKWKALAIFSSDALSSVAYGPEMVIAMLTVPGFVAYGYVAPVSLAILLLLGLVTISYVQVAKANPGGGGSYSVGKKNLGEIPSLIAAAALLIDYSLTVAVSISSGTDAIISALPVLIPHRVGIDLFVLFGILMLINLRGIRESSTAFVFPTYGFILGIFFLLGTGLYHALTGAAPVIPSSSLEAHFNWAVLFLALKAFSNGCSSMTGIEAISNGVPMFKEPGYRNAQVTTYCMSVLLGTMFLGITFLNMHFHLLQQENVTMLSQLAEGVFGRGWLYYYIQVLTMLILYLAANTAYNGLPPLLSLLARDGYMPRYLAARGDRLVFSNGIVFLSVISALLIIGYNGNTEHLISLYAVGVFLSFTIAQSGMVVHWRREGTAGWKGRALLNGVGASITGIVVLVIMVTKFTAGAWLILLAIPLQIYIFKRIHCHYQDMREQLVLPQEILESHQVPVRQGKHWVIVPVAGVNRVVANTLGYAKRLSPHVVALYVATDDVAYEKVQGRWERWNPGVELKAIKSNYRTILKPLLQYIDEIEQISQPEDFITVLIPEFETKKWWHRLLHNQTGFILRTLLIMNKRVAVTVVPYHLEK from the coding sequence ATGTTTAGGTACAGCCGGAATTTTCAGTTTGGGGGACAGGTCAATTTGTTTCAAATGTTGAAACGTTTCATTATAGGAAAACCCTTGCATAACCAGGACATTGTCCGGGAAAAGCTTCCCAAATGGAAAGCCCTGGCCATTTTTTCTTCCGATGCTTTATCTTCCGTGGCCTACGGTCCGGAGATGGTGATTGCTATGCTCACCGTTCCGGGATTTGTGGCCTATGGGTATGTGGCGCCGGTATCACTGGCCATCCTGCTTCTTCTAGGGCTGGTGACCATTTCTTATGTCCAGGTGGCCAAGGCCAACCCTGGCGGCGGAGGCTCCTATTCCGTGGGCAAAAAAAATCTGGGGGAGATACCCTCCCTGATCGCCGCCGCCGCTTTGTTAATTGATTATAGCCTTACGGTGGCGGTGAGTATTTCTTCCGGCACCGATGCCATTATCTCAGCCCTGCCTGTTCTAATACCCCATCGCGTGGGTATTGATTTATTTGTATTGTTTGGTATATTAATGCTTATTAACCTGAGGGGCATTCGGGAATCATCCACAGCCTTTGTTTTTCCAACCTATGGTTTTATCCTAGGTATCTTTTTTCTGCTGGGTACCGGCCTGTATCACGCTTTAACCGGAGCCGCTCCGGTGATCCCGTCTTCCTCCCTGGAAGCGCATTTTAACTGGGCTGTTCTTTTTTTAGCCCTGAAGGCTTTTTCTAACGGCTGCAGTTCCATGACCGGGATTGAAGCTATCTCCAACGGAGTTCCCATGTTTAAGGAACCCGGATACCGCAATGCCCAGGTAACCACCTACTGCATGTCCGTCCTGCTGGGAACCATGTTTTTGGGCATTACCTTTTTAAATATGCATTTTCATTTGCTGCAGCAGGAAAATGTAACCATGTTGTCACAGTTGGCGGAAGGTGTATTTGGGCGGGGGTGGCTTTATTATTACATCCAGGTGTTGACCATGTTAATCCTTTACCTGGCGGCCAACACCGCTTATAATGGTTTGCCTCCGCTCCTGTCCCTGCTGGCCAGGGACGGTTACATGCCGAGGTATCTTGCGGCCCGGGGAGACCGATTGGTTTTTTCTAACGGCATTGTTTTTTTAAGTGTTATTTCTGCATTATTAATTATTGGCTATAATGGTAATACGGAACACCTTATCTCTCTATATGCGGTAGGCGTATTCCTTTCCTTCACCATTGCTCAGTCCGGTATGGTGGTGCACTGGCGCCGGGAAGGGACCGCAGGATGGAAAGGAAGAGCCCTGCTAAACGGGGTGGGGGCATCCATCACCGGAATTGTTGTACTGGTGATTATGGTTACTAAATTCACTGCCGGAGCCTGGTTGATCCTGCTGGCCATTCCCCTGCAAATCTATATTTTTAAAAGAATTCATTGCCACTATCAGGACATGAGAGAACAACTGGTTTTACCACAGGAAATATTAGAAAGCCACCAGGTACCGGTTCGTCAGGGCAAACATTGGGTGATTGTTCCGGTGGCGGGGGTTAACCGGGTGGTAGCCAATACCCTGGGTTATGCCAAAAGGCTGTCACCCCATGTGGTGGCATTGTATGTGGCTACCGATGATGTTGCCTATGAAAAAGTTCAGGGGCGTTGGGAGCGATGGAATCCCGGCGTGGAATTAAAAGCCATCAAATCCAACTATCGTACAATTCTAAAACCATTGCTTCAATATATCGATGAGATTGAGCAGATAAGCCAGCCGGAAGACTTTATCACCGTTTTAATACCGGAGTTTGAGACCAAGAAATGGTGGCACAGGCTGCTGCACAATCAAACCGGGTTTATTCTGCGCACGCTGCTAATTATGAATAAGCGTGTAGCTGTTACCGTAGTACCCTATCACCTTGAAAAATGA
- a CDS encoding cation:proton antiporter, with translation MQDHLLFEVGLALCIVAASGLLAARIKFSIVPLLILAGMLVGPQAPVFGVLDFRFIESAPLIDFMGRLGVLFLLFYLGLEFSVGRLLKAGRSIVVGGTIYMAINFTLGLALPLIWGWPLKETLVVAGIITISSSAIVAKVLVDLKRTVRAETEMILGLMLYQDVFVAVYLSVVSGLVLTGSTSPVSVLKSAAVALGFMLGFILLGRRLAPRINRLLDISSDEIFMLVVFAFLTLIAGFSETIHVAEAIGALLVGLVLAETDHLDRIEHMVVPFRDFFGALFFFSFGLSIDPLALGGAVWPALIAVAATLIGNFVAGLIAGRTFGYSYYGSTNIGLTITSRGEFSIILANLAKAGGLLAILQPFAALYVLLLAILGPLVTKESKRIYGLLAGIFGWPAIKKEKSKQKSNA, from the coding sequence ATGCAGGATCATTTACTGTTTGAAGTAGGTTTAGCCCTGTGTATTGTGGCCGCTTCCGGGCTTCTGGCCGCACGCATAAAATTTTCCATTGTACCCTTACTGATCCTGGCCGGTATGCTGGTGGGTCCCCAGGCCCCGGTTTTTGGGGTGCTGGACTTCCGTTTTATCGAAAGCGCGCCGTTAATCGACTTTATGGGCCGGTTGGGCGTACTTTTTCTACTTTTCTACCTGGGATTGGAGTTCTCCGTTGGACGTTTGCTAAAGGCAGGCCGTTCCATTGTTGTGGGTGGGACAATCTATATGGCCATAAACTTTACACTGGGCCTGGCCCTGCCTTTAATCTGGGGCTGGCCCCTGAAGGAAACCTTGGTGGTGGCAGGGATCATTACCATTTCATCCAGTGCCATTGTGGCAAAGGTGTTGGTTGACCTAAAAAGAACGGTAAGAGCGGAAACAGAAATGATTTTGGGACTGATGTTATACCAGGACGTATTCGTGGCCGTTTACCTTTCCGTTGTATCCGGGCTGGTCCTTACAGGATCCACGTCCCCGGTGAGTGTTTTAAAATCTGCAGCAGTGGCCCTCGGTTTTATGTTAGGATTTATTCTTCTGGGCAGGAGACTAGCTCCTAGGATAAACAGGCTGCTCGATATCTCTTCGGATGAAATTTTTATGCTGGTGGTTTTTGCCTTTCTTACCCTGATTGCCGGTTTTTCCGAAACCATTCATGTGGCGGAAGCCATTGGCGCTTTGCTGGTAGGATTGGTTCTGGCTGAGACGGACCATCTGGATCGGATAGAACACATGGTGGTTCCTTTTCGAGATTTCTTTGGCGCACTGTTTTTCTTTAGTTTTGGTTTGAGCATTGATCCTCTAGCCTTGGGCGGCGCGGTATGGCCAGCTCTGATTGCGGTGGCGGCAACCTTGATCGGTAATTTTGTGGCCGGGCTGATAGCCGGTCGAACCTTTGGTTACTCCTACTATGGGTCCACCAATATCGGTTTAACCATTACCTCCCGGGGTGAGTTCTCCATCATTCTGGCCAACCTGGCTAAGGCCGGAGGCTTACTGGCCATCTTACAGCCCTTTGCCGCCCTTTATGTGCTTTTGCTGGCCATATTGGGGCCACTAGTAACCAAGGAATCGAAAAGAATATATGGTTTATTGGCCGGTATCTTTGGTTGGCCTGCGATAAAAAAAGAGAAAAGCAAACAGAAAAGCAATGCGTAA
- a CDS encoding IS3 family transposase, translating to MVSYVLGHSNNNRLVFETLDLALQAAPGSTPIIHSDRGFQYTSWGFKKRLEAYGLTQSMSRVGKCIDNGPMEGFWGTLKCEKYYLHKYQTFEALKKDIDDYIYFYNYERLQAKLNSLSPMEVRTKAA from the coding sequence ATCGTATCCTATGTTTTAGGCCATTCGAATAACAACCGTCTTGTTTTCGAGACCCTGGACTTGGCTCTTCAAGCGGCACCCGGCAGCACACCCATAATTCACAGTGATCGGGGTTTTCAGTATACCTCCTGGGGCTTCAAGAAACGACTAGAAGCTTATGGCTTAACTCAGAGTATGTCTCGGGTTGGCAAGTGTATTGATAACGGACCGATGGAAGGCTTCTGGGGAACGCTTAAGTGTGAGAAGTATTATCTACATAAATATCAAACCTTTGAAGCTCTTAAGAAGGACATTGATGATTACATCTATTTTTATAATTATGAGAGGTTACAGGCCAAGTTAAACAGCCTTAGTCCGATGGAAGTTCGAACCAAGGCTGCCTAG
- a CDS encoding helix-turn-helix domain-containing protein translates to MSKINQYKAAEKLAILQELETGQATCVEIAKKYDISVTTLVKWRHRYELYGYEGLEIKTHFNKYSPELKLQAVQDYLSGEYSQYQIIDKYKIASRTQLARWINKYNNHSSFKSYPSEGAKAMTKGRTTSWQERIEMVLYCLSHNHDYQNTSEKYQVSYQQVYQWVKKYEAGGEEALKDRRGRKKAPEELSESDRQRLAMKKLEYENERLRAENALLKKLQELERRRF, encoded by the coding sequence ATGTCAAAAATAAATCAATACAAAGCAGCAGAGAAACTAGCAATACTACAGGAACTTGAAACAGGTCAGGCTACCTGTGTAGAGATAGCTAAAAAATATGATATTAGTGTGACTACCTTGGTTAAATGGCGACATCGATATGAATTGTACGGATATGAAGGGCTAGAAATAAAAACCCATTTTAATAAATATTCACCAGAACTTAAACTTCAAGCCGTTCAGGATTACCTTTCGGGCGAATACTCACAGTATCAAATTATAGATAAGTATAAAATAGCGAGTCGGACACAACTGGCAAGGTGGATTAACAAGTATAATAATCATAGCAGTTTTAAATCCTACCCATCGGAAGGAGCCAAGGCTATGACTAAAGGGCGCACTACCAGTTGGCAAGAACGGATTGAGATGGTCCTATACTGTCTTTCTCATAACCATGATTACCAAAACACCTCAGAGAAATATCAAGTTTCATACCAGCAGGTTTATCAATGGGTTAAGAAATATGAAGCAGGTGGAGAAGAGGCCTTAAAGGATAGACGGGGACGGAAAAAAGCACCGGAAGAATTAAGTGAGAGCGATCGGCAAAGGCTTGCTATGAAAAAACTAGAATACGAAAACGAGCGACTTAGAGCAGAAAATGCCCTGTTAAAAAAGTTACAGGAACTCGAAAGGAGGAGGTTTTAA
- a CDS encoding YtrH family sporulation protein, with the protein MPVETFEQKVLLIFFTALGIMLGAVLIGSLAAVLVREPSLTVMLKLARDIKIWAIAAAIGGTFSTFEILESGLFNGEVRAVVKQIFYILSALAGTQAGYYLILAICGGSSE; encoded by the coding sequence ATGCCCGTGGAAACCTTTGAACAAAAAGTGCTTTTAATTTTTTTTACTGCCCTGGGAATTATGCTGGGGGCGGTGCTGATCGGTTCCCTGGCTGCGGTACTGGTACGGGAGCCTTCTCTGACGGTGATGTTAAAATTAGCCCGGGATATTAAAATTTGGGCCATTGCAGCAGCCATCGGGGGAACCTTTTCGACCTTTGAAATTCTGGAAAGCGGTCTTTTTAACGGAGAGGTCCGGGCGGTGGTCAAACAAATTTTTTATATCCTTAGTGCTCTGGCGGGAACCCAGGCCGGTTATTATCTGATACTGGCCATCTGCGGGGGAAGTTCCGAATGA
- a CDS encoding NIPSNAP family protein, producing MVTCCTKYVFDPSKLHSFETFIKMLIPIYKRLGASGVNYLLPYEGPNNIALELFSFSSLAAYDEFRTIRKSDPEYQSACKYAEKCGFILSYDRSFMRPVPEF from the coding sequence TTGGTTACGTGCTGTACCAAATACGTATTTGATCCCAGTAAACTTCACAGTTTTGAAACCTTTATAAAAATGTTAATACCTATTTATAAACGTCTTGGAGCCTCCGGCGTAAATTACCTCCTGCCTTACGAAGGGCCAAATAATATTGCCCTGGAGCTGTTTAGTTTTTCCAGCCTGGCAGCCTATGATGAATTTAGAACCATCCGCAAGTCCGATCCTGAATATCAAAGCGCCTGTAAATATGCTGAAAAATGCGGGTTTATCCTGAGCTATGACCGGAGCTTCATGCGTCCTGTTCCGGAGTTTTAA